One Rosa chinensis cultivar Old Blush chromosome 3, RchiOBHm-V2, whole genome shotgun sequence DNA window includes the following coding sequences:
- the LOC112191635 gene encoding uncharacterized protein LOC112191635 isoform X1: MALRQLFIQGTYLRLSPIRFLKALRVFRRLTMAAVLLCFLLMYHLNPTLAASGGSVGGDSWSDSDSDSDSDSHLYSSDSDSWSHPSSSPSKTNSPEERKGQAVFCLLIMGAIVVLAFTCSSRSTATVVKLQVGLLSTARTLLKDLDQIAETADTSTRKDLSRVLTEATAALLRHPHHCISGYSSVAPKETVKDAQKCFNQVSLEERAKFEEETLVNVNNIKRKSTTKRPKGLHNQYIVVTILVGVKGMHKFPGINDNSDLNEALQNLRSIPSRDLLAVRVLWTPQQENDTLSEQELLKDYPLLKQF, encoded by the exons ATGGCTCTCCGTCAACTTTTTATCCAAGGAACATACTTGAGGTTATCGCCTATAAGATTTTTAAAAGCTCTCAGGGTGTTTAGGAGACTCACAATGGCAGCCGTACTGTTGTGTTTTTTGTTGATGTATCATTTGAATCCAACATTGGCTGCCTCAGGTGGATCGGTCGGCGGAGATTCTTGGTCGGATTCCGATTCCGATTCCGATTCGGATTCGCATCTGTATTCCTCGGATTCGGATTCATGGTCGCACCCATCATCAAGTCCTTCGAAAACGAATTCGCCCGAGGAGCGTAAAGGTCAGGcagttttttgtttgttgattATGGGGGCAATTGTGGTGTTGGCATTTACATGTTCATCAAGATCTACTGCCACTGTTGTCAAGCTTCAG GTTGGTCTGTTGAGCACAGCGCGAACACTCCTAAAGGATCTTGATCAGATAGCTGAAACTGCAGATACGTCTACTCGCAAGGATTTGAGCCGTGTTTTGACAG AGGCAACAGCAGCTTTGCTTCGCCATCCTCATCATTGTATCTCAGGCTATTCTTCT GTGGCTCCCAAAGAAACTGTGAAGGATGCACAAAAATGCTTTAATCAAGTTTCATTGGAAGAGAGGGCTAAATTTGAAGAAGAGACACTTGTTAATGTGAACAACATAAAAAGGAAAAGTACAACAAAGAGACCTAAGGGATTGCACAATCAATATATAGTG GTTACCATTCTCGTGGGTGTGAAAGGAATGCACAAATTTCCGGGCATCAATGATAATAGTGACTTAAACGAAGCCTTGCAAAATCTCAGATCCATTCCCTCACGTGACTTATTA GCAGTACGAGTGTTATGGACTCCTCAACAGGAAAATGATACTTTGTCGGAGCAAGAACTACTTAAAGATTACCCCCTTCTGAAACAATTTTGa
- the LOC112191635 gene encoding uncharacterized protein LOC112191635 isoform X2, whose translation MALRQLFIQGTYLRLSPIRFLKALRVFRRLTMAAVLLCFLLMYHLNPTLAASGGSVGGDSWSDSDSDSDSDSHLYSSDSDSWSHPSSSPSKTNSPEERKGQAVFCLLIMGAIVVLAFTCSSRSTATVVKLQVGLLSTARTLLKDLDQIAETADTSTRKDLSRVLTEATAALLRHPHHCISGYSSVAPKETVKDAQKCFNQVSLEERAKFEEETLVNVNNIKRKSTTKRPKGLHNQYIVECTNFRASMIIVT comes from the exons ATGGCTCTCCGTCAACTTTTTATCCAAGGAACATACTTGAGGTTATCGCCTATAAGATTTTTAAAAGCTCTCAGGGTGTTTAGGAGACTCACAATGGCAGCCGTACTGTTGTGTTTTTTGTTGATGTATCATTTGAATCCAACATTGGCTGCCTCAGGTGGATCGGTCGGCGGAGATTCTTGGTCGGATTCCGATTCCGATTCCGATTCGGATTCGCATCTGTATTCCTCGGATTCGGATTCATGGTCGCACCCATCATCAAGTCCTTCGAAAACGAATTCGCCCGAGGAGCGTAAAGGTCAGGcagttttttgtttgttgattATGGGGGCAATTGTGGTGTTGGCATTTACATGTTCATCAAGATCTACTGCCACTGTTGTCAAGCTTCAG GTTGGTCTGTTGAGCACAGCGCGAACACTCCTAAAGGATCTTGATCAGATAGCTGAAACTGCAGATACGTCTACTCGCAAGGATTTGAGCCGTGTTTTGACAG AGGCAACAGCAGCTTTGCTTCGCCATCCTCATCATTGTATCTCAGGCTATTCTTCT GTGGCTCCCAAAGAAACTGTGAAGGATGCACAAAAATGCTTTAATCAAGTTTCATTGGAAGAGAGGGCTAAATTTGAAGAAGAGACACTTGTTAATGTGAACAACATAAAAAGGAAAAGTACAACAAAGAGACCTAAGGGATTGCACAATCAATATATAGTG GAATGCACAAATTTCCGGGCATCAATGATAATAGTGACTTAA